In one Niallia taxi genomic region, the following are encoded:
- a CDS encoding AraC family transcriptional regulator, which translates to MLQEFNKLMDYIEENLTEQISGKEISKIVGMSDYHFKRMFSYMAGMSLNEYIKNRRLSVANVELINGARVTDVAFKYGYQSIEGFSRAFREWCGFLPSEVTKNKIQKSFPKFSFFIDIRGGISMEFKIERKKKFNLVGVAKRVPIQFEGVNNAILELAQSINEQQRDEMHQLADLYPHQVLNISYDFDDGYLEEKGYLTHMIGFATTKENSFSDLEQLSIEEGLWAIFPNQGPFPATLQETTAKIYSEWLPSSDYEIADLPGISFTKHDSTNENVYSEVWMPIKEKVKL; encoded by the coding sequence ATGTTACAGGAATTCAATAAACTGATGGATTACATCGAAGAAAACCTAACGGAACAAATATCTGGAAAAGAAATCTCAAAAATAGTTGGAATGTCTGATTATCATTTTAAAAGAATGTTTTCGTATATGGCAGGAATGTCGTTGAATGAGTATATCAAAAACAGAAGATTATCGGTTGCGAATGTTGAATTAATAAATGGTGCGAGGGTGACGGATGTTGCCTTTAAATATGGATATCAATCAATTGAGGGATTTTCCAGAGCATTTCGTGAATGGTGTGGTTTTTTACCTTCGGAAGTAACTAAAAATAAAATCCAAAAATCATTTCCCAAATTTTCATTTTTTATCGATATACGGGGAGGAATTTCTATGGAGTTCAAAATTGAAAGGAAAAAGAAGTTTAATTTAGTCGGTGTTGCGAAAAGAGTGCCTATACAGTTTGAAGGTGTCAATAATGCGATTTTAGAACTAGCCCAGTCTATTAACGAGCAGCAAAGAGATGAGATGCATCAGTTAGCTGATTTATATCCCCATCAAGTCTTGAATATATCCTATGATTTTGATGATGGTTACTTAGAAGAAAAGGGTTATTTAACGCATATGATTGGCTTTGCTACAACAAAGGAAAATTCATTTTCTGATTTAGAACAACTATCTATTGAAGAAGGCCTATGGGCAATTTTCCCTAACCAAGGACCTTTCCCTGCTACCCTTCAAGAAACCACCGCGAAAATTTATTCAGAGTGGTTGCCATCTTCAGATTATGAAATAGCTGATTTACCCGGAATCTCTTTTACAAAGCATGATAGTACGAATGAAAATGTCTATAGTGAAGTTTGGATGCCAATAAAGGAAAAAGTTAAGCTGTAG
- a CDS encoding radical SAM/SPASM domain-containing protein has translation MKKFKKFYLEITSVCNLACSFCPPTERQKQFISVEDFSKRLDQIKPHTDYIYLHVKGEPLLHPKIGDLLDLSHEKGFKVNITTNGTLINKKREKLLNKPALRQMNFSLHSFDGHIGSKDKEGYVRSVLSFIKEATSQSDLIVSLRLWNLTQDNTTNIERERNRELLEIIEKEFELDYKIEEKVTPGSGIKIAERIFINQDYEFQWPALHEEEDDGKGFCYGMRNQAGILANGTVIPCCLDGEGVINLGNINDNSFSDIIEMDRAKNLVEGFSRRVAVEELCRKCGYRKRFGK, from the coding sequence GTGAAAAAATTTAAGAAGTTTTATTTAGAGATTACAAGTGTATGTAATCTTGCCTGCAGCTTTTGTCCACCAACAGAACGACAAAAGCAATTTATTTCTGTGGAGGATTTTTCTAAGAGGTTAGACCAGATTAAACCGCATACAGACTATATTTATTTACATGTAAAGGGTGAGCCCTTGCTCCATCCTAAAATAGGCGATCTGTTAGACTTAAGCCATGAAAAGGGCTTTAAGGTTAATATCACAACTAATGGAACCTTAATTAATAAAAAGAGGGAAAAATTATTAAATAAGCCTGCGCTAAGACAAATGAATTTTTCACTTCATAGCTTTGATGGCCATATTGGTTCTAAGGATAAGGAAGGGTATGTGAGAAGTGTTCTTTCCTTCATTAAAGAAGCGACAAGTCAGTCAGATTTAATTGTTTCCCTAAGATTATGGAATCTTACACAAGACAATACGACGAATATTGAAAGAGAACGAAACAGAGAATTATTAGAAATTATCGAGAAAGAATTTGAACTAGACTACAAAATTGAAGAGAAGGTCACACCAGGAAGCGGCATTAAAATCGCGGAACGAATCTTCATCAATCAAGATTATGAATTTCAGTGGCCTGCATTGCACGAGGAAGAAGATGATGGCAAAGGCTTCTGCTATGGTATGCGAAATCAAGCAGGTATTTTAGCAAACGGCACCGTTATTCCTTGTTGCCTTGATGGTGAGGGTGTAATCAATCTTGGCAATATTAATGATAACTCATTTTCGGATATTATCGAGATGGATAGAGCCAAAAACCTTGTAGAAGGTTTTTCACGAAGAGTGGCAGTGGAGGAGCTATGCAGGAAATGTGGTTATCGTAAAAGGTTTGGAAAGTAA
- a CDS encoding GyrI-like domain-containing protein, translated as MAQYTLEEKESFTVLGLGIELISDYTDYAGINKEKSDFWQAVKQDGRLATLKALATNDYIFAVNEAVNNKMMHYAGVLTDKTLPDEASRVIQFPKGLYLIVKGEAHTAEELSNQLTGIAFGQALPEVQTIAYVGGPNATVEMEQKNGIVYGEMWIPVVEK; from the coding sequence ATGGCACAGTATACTTTAGAAGAGAAAGAAAGTTTTACAGTATTAGGATTAGGAATCGAGCTAATAAGCGATTATACAGACTATGCTGGCATAAATAAGGAAAAGTCAGACTTTTGGCAAGCCGTCAAACAAGATGGAAGACTAGCCACGTTAAAAGCACTTGCTACAAACGATTATATTTTTGCAGTAAACGAGGCAGTTAACAACAAAATGATGCATTATGCTGGCGTATTAACAGACAAAACGTTACCAGACGAAGCGTCTAGAGTTATCCAATTCCCTAAAGGCCTCTATTTAATTGTTAAAGGAGAAGCACACACAGCTGAGGAGTTGAGCAATCAGCTTACCGGCATTGCCTTTGGTCAAGCCTTACCAGAGGTACAAACCATTGCTTATGTTGGCGGGCCAAATGCGACCGTTGAGATGGAGCAGAAAAACGGAATAGTTTATGGTGAAATGTGGATTCCAGTTGTTGAAAAATAA
- a CDS encoding helix-turn-helix transcriptional regulator: MKKIERINTIMRYINNRAQFTISEIMQEFDISRSTAVRDIKEIETMGMPLVAEVGRDGGYYVMSNSVLPNVQFTDTEIKALFIAFMATRNQQLPYLKSRQSLAEKLLGLLSENQQDDLVLLNQILLFEGTNPNNPDLLDLSDLPHPILEKIIRILLLDSYLLVTLREEKEIKSFPIFLLHLYREKSLWFIEGFDLNEEKRRIFPVDNLTNVEPYPTKNRVSKKKILEKLNNQQEVFNLVIELGPKAITQFKKYHPLKASISYTNPYQTTAILKTFVHVNNSEELTELTNWLLFLGKDIKVREVPEEVLEELRERVCLFDI; encoded by the coding sequence ATGAAAAAGATTGAACGGATTAATACTATTATGCGTTATATTAATAATCGTGCCCAATTTACAATTTCTGAAATCATGCAGGAATTTGATATTTCCCGTTCGACAGCTGTTAGGGATATTAAGGAAATTGAAACAATGGGAATGCCGCTTGTCGCTGAGGTTGGCAGGGACGGGGGTTATTATGTTATGAGCAATTCTGTCCTGCCTAATGTTCAGTTTACCGATACTGAGATCAAAGCGCTTTTTATTGCTTTTATGGCCACAAGAAATCAACAGCTTCCATACCTTAAGAGTCGTCAGTCCTTGGCTGAAAAATTACTTGGTCTTCTTTCAGAAAATCAACAAGATGATTTGGTGCTACTGAATCAAATTTTGCTTTTTGAAGGAACCAATCCGAATAATCCAGACCTCCTTGATTTGTCAGATCTGCCTCATCCGATATTAGAAAAAATTATTCGAATTCTTCTTTTAGATAGTTATTTACTGGTTACTCTTAGGGAGGAGAAGGAAATTAAATCATTTCCGATTTTTCTTTTGCATCTGTATCGTGAAAAAAGTCTTTGGTTTATTGAAGGGTTTGATCTGAATGAGGAAAAAAGAAGGATATTTCCTGTTGATAATCTTACAAATGTAGAGCCATATCCAACAAAAAATAGAGTAAGTAAGAAAAAGATTCTAGAAAAACTAAATAATCAGCAGGAAGTATTTAATCTTGTCATAGAGCTTGGTCCAAAGGCGATTACACAGTTTAAAAAATACCATCCTTTGAAAGCTTCCATTTCTTATACAAATCCTTACCAAACGACAGCCATTTTAAAGACCTTTGTTCATGTTAATAATTCAGAAGAATTAACTGAACTAACAAATTGGCTGCTTTTTTTAGGGAAGGATATTAAAGTCAGGGAAGTGCCAGAAGAAGTTTTAGAAGAATTGAGAGAGAGAGTATGCCTATTTGATATATAG
- a CDS encoding TerD family protein codes for MSQFLQMGANAALSSSRGKVTVSYEASNKIDISLTAFLLTDLDKVQGDNGIIFYNQPNSTTGVANLIPAEQIGNQKIHELNFDMSRAPEGITKIAITLTEDNNTGFSNVKNLKAEVTADDTIIQLTPSSFTSENGIVVLELYVRNSQTKVRSIWRGFDSGLEGLCINYGVEVEPEEQNKPSEPISIPTQTLAADTALEKSNDGKNTFATISLEKVKGKVSLDKGQKPVIIDKTPEITATVSWKTGTDYDIYALVYTKNGMQVDVAMFGARGVPPLRSYGNGAVEHMGDVGRNSTSTKTEVIKLRLNDDILAVVPVVYSAQSNGTGSFYRYKVSMSIDNHNGTSVTITSKNANNNDRIYSCVPGILQNTQDGVIISPLELYSMPNSEYRPKLRMGYSGMVEVLMDEGPVNDYK; via the coding sequence ATGAGTCAGTTTCTTCAAATGGGGGCAAATGCAGCTTTAAGTTCTTCAAGGGGAAAGGTTACGGTTAGCTACGAAGCTTCCAATAAAATAGATATTTCTTTAACAGCATTTCTGCTGACTGATTTAGATAAGGTACAAGGAGATAACGGGATTATATTTTATAATCAGCCAAATAGTACTACTGGTGTAGCGAACTTAATACCTGCAGAGCAAATAGGAAACCAAAAAATCCATGAACTTAATTTTGATATGAGTAGAGCACCGGAAGGTATAACTAAAATAGCGATAACTCTTACAGAGGATAATAATACTGGATTCTCAAATGTGAAAAATTTAAAGGCAGAGGTAACTGCAGATGATACTATTATTCAATTAACACCGTCTAGTTTTACAAGTGAAAATGGAATTGTAGTATTAGAGTTATATGTAAGGAACAGTCAGACAAAGGTTAGATCCATTTGGCGTGGGTTTGATTCGGGGCTTGAAGGATTATGTATAAATTATGGTGTTGAAGTTGAACCTGAAGAACAAAATAAGCCGTCTGAACCTATAAGTATTCCTACACAAACGCTTGCTGCAGATACGGCTCTTGAAAAAAGCAACGATGGAAAAAACACATTTGCAACGATAAGCCTTGAAAAGGTAAAAGGGAAGGTAAGCCTCGACAAAGGACAAAAGCCCGTTATCATTGATAAAACACCTGAAATTACTGCTACGGTTTCTTGGAAGACAGGGACAGATTATGATATTTACGCTTTAGTTTATACCAAGAATGGTATGCAGGTTGATGTAGCTATGTTTGGTGCGAGAGGTGTACCACCACTCCGAAGTTATGGAAATGGAGCAGTGGAGCATATGGGTGATGTAGGGAGAAACAGTACATCAACTAAGACAGAGGTTATAAAACTAAGATTAAATGATGATATCCTCGCCGTTGTGCCTGTTGTTTATTCTGCTCAGTCCAATGGAACAGGCTCCTTCTACAGATATAAGGTATCTATGAGTATAGATAATCATAATGGAACATCTGTTACCATTACATCCAAAAACGCTAATAATAATGACAGAATCTATTCGTGTGTGCCTGGAATTCTTCAAAATACGCAAGATGGAGTTATTATAAGTCCACTGGAGCTTTATAGTATGCCTAATTCAGAGTATAGACCGAAACTTAGGATGGGGTATTCAGGTATGGTAGAAGTTCTAATGGATGAGGGACCAGTTAATGATTATAAGTAG
- a CDS encoding nitroreductase family protein: protein MAHSSVCLIITSKMSQDVHITNEDFAAVCCYIQNIQLLAWANQIGMTWHLEDFQDIHSLIELQQDERIAGILCLGYFTELPKKTFVNVESQIATW from the coding sequence ATTGCTCACTCCTCAGTTTGTTTAATCATTACGTCAAAAATGAGTCAGGATGTACATATCACGAATGAAGATTTTGCCGCTGTTTGTTGCTATATTCAAAATATACAACTACTTGCATGGGCAAATCAGATTGGCATGACCTGGCATCTTGAAGACTTTCAAGATATCCATTCTTTAATTGAGCTTCAGCAAGATGAAAGAATTGCAGGCATACTTTGCCTCGGTTATTTTACCGAACTTCCGAAAAAGACATTCGTAAATGTTGAGAGTCAAATTGCTACATGGTAA
- a CDS encoding DUF4822 domain-containing protein has protein sequence MNKKFLMTALTLAGSITLMAACGNTTNKEAGERTSLETQQAVEESAEQKLTNGQKLANILGSTNWQGTRVYDKDNNDLTKENTGFIGLAKYDAETGHYEFFDAQTGETRGDEGTFFMTNDGMKRILISKTMNYQAVVEITELDEDMFTYKRMGKDAKNNDIEVFVEHIPFADNNLSFTTADQPLNASTGEILTDEDGDNILGSSLWQGTKAIDEEGNDVTMYNENYISLAKFDKDTNQYEFFSLETGESRGDYGYFNVINNNKIRAHMSIGENKYGAALELTELNQNKFTYKRVGKDADGNDITIFVEHEPYKGELTPVFSL, from the coding sequence ATGAATAAGAAGTTCTTAATGACAGCACTAACTTTGGCTGGTTCAATCACTTTAATGGCAGCATGCGGTAATACAACAAATAAGGAGGCAGGGGAAAGGACATCGCTTGAGACTCAACAGGCAGTTGAGGAAAGTGCAGAACAAAAACTGACAAATGGCCAAAAACTGGCGAATATATTAGGCAGTACAAACTGGCAGGGTACTCGTGTTTATGATAAAGATAATAATGACCTTACAAAAGAAAATACTGGTTTTATCGGTTTAGCAAAATATGATGCAGAGACTGGGCACTATGAATTTTTTGATGCTCAAACAGGAGAGACACGTGGTGATGAAGGAACGTTCTTTATGACAAATGACGGAATGAAACGCATACTCATTTCCAAGACGATGAATTATCAAGCGGTTGTCGAAATTACAGAATTAGACGAGGATATGTTTACGTATAAACGAATGGGAAAAGACGCGAAAAATAATGATATTGAGGTTTTTGTGGAGCATATACCTTTTGCTGACAATAATTTAAGCTTTACCACAGCTGATCAACCTTTAAATGCTTCTACAGGGGAGATTTTAACTGATGAGGATGGGGATAACATCCTTGGTTCTAGTTTATGGCAAGGAACAAAGGCAATTGATGAAGAAGGAAATGATGTCACAATGTATAATGAGAACTATATTAGTCTTGCTAAGTTCGATAAGGATACGAATCAATATGAGTTCTTTTCTTTAGAAACAGGTGAGAGCCGAGGTGATTATGGTTACTTTAATGTAATTAATAACAATAAAATTCGTGCACATATGTCTATTGGTGAAAATAAATATGGTGCAGCATTGGAGCTTACAGAGCTAAATCAAAATAAATTCACATATAAACGTGTTGGTAAGGATGCGGACGGAAATGATATTACCATCTTTGTGGAGCATGAGCCATATAAGGGAGAATTAACACCAGTTTTTAGCTTATAA
- a CDS encoding sensor histidine kinase: MTIKNRFLTSYIGGIVIASVSILAILCIVFYVTTGTVPTPKTWYQTFTKQRSLSPEEELAYVELRNIAKTNPDKLLEKGTATDLQKMEKKSLGVVIRHDDSILYYSKGLVEKSLVVHFPVFDTNNIETKGTIDNAGRMYRYIKFDFYYSDLSKGSILVLKKENNLLEFFTKWGITISIVIILVSITAMLFLNQLLHRTIIKPLENLGQFMSELRGENLQSKTPALPANTAKEVQQLTANFESMRTTLLASIQEQQNLENNRKELVASISHDLKTPITSIIGYIEGLQEGIADTPAKQEKYLQTIHSKSIALNRLIEELFLYSKLDAEAVPFYFERIQLEKFLVHMSEEFKLDNRAVQFQINVREDMYASIDRMQMNRAINNLFENSLKFKKTDEPLCITLEVTANADRLEIHVSDNGQGIAESQLPYVFDHFYRGEEARTFTTGGSGLGLAIVKQIVEKHQGHVEIQSKLHYGTKVTIILARA, translated from the coding sequence ATGACCATAAAAAATCGATTTTTAACTTCATATATAGGTGGTATTGTTATAGCAAGTGTCTCCATTCTTGCCATTCTCTGCATTGTTTTTTATGTGACAACAGGTACAGTACCAACGCCTAAAACATGGTATCAAACCTTTACAAAGCAACGCTCCTTAAGTCCTGAAGAGGAGCTTGCTTATGTGGAGCTGCGCAATATTGCGAAGACGAATCCAGATAAACTTTTAGAGAAAGGCACGGCCACTGATTTACAAAAAATGGAGAAGAAGTCACTTGGTGTTGTCATTCGTCATGATGATAGTATTTTATATTATTCAAAAGGCTTAGTAGAGAAATCTCTTGTTGTTCATTTTCCAGTTTTTGATACGAATAATATTGAAACAAAAGGAACGATAGATAATGCAGGCAGAATGTATCGTTACATAAAATTTGATTTTTATTATAGTGATCTGTCAAAGGGAAGCATTCTTGTCTTAAAAAAGGAAAATAACCTTTTAGAGTTTTTTACTAAATGGGGAATTACGATTAGTATCGTCATTATTCTTGTTTCAATCACAGCAATGCTTTTTTTAAACCAGCTTTTGCATAGGACAATTATTAAGCCTTTAGAAAATTTAGGACAGTTTATGTCTGAATTGCGTGGGGAAAATCTGCAAAGCAAAACACCAGCTTTACCTGCCAATACAGCAAAGGAAGTCCAGCAGCTGACAGCTAATTTTGAAAGTATGCGCACAACACTGTTAGCCTCTATCCAAGAGCAGCAGAATCTTGAAAATAATCGAAAGGAGTTAGTTGCAAGCATTTCTCATGATTTAAAAACACCAATTACCTCCATTATTGGTTATATTGAAGGCTTGCAGGAGGGGATTGCTGATACGCCTGCAAAGCAGGAAAAGTATTTACAGACAATACATTCAAAATCGATTGCATTAAATCGTTTAATTGAAGAGCTGTTTCTTTATTCTAAACTCGATGCGGAAGCTGTCCCTTTCTATTTTGAGCGGATACAGCTGGAGAAATTTCTTGTACATATGTCAGAGGAATTTAAATTGGACAACAGAGCTGTTCAGTTTCAGATAAATGTACGTGAGGATATGTATGCTTCAATTGATCGTATGCAAATGAACAGGGCTATTAATAATTTATTCGAAAATAGCTTAAAGTTTAAAAAGACTGATGAACCTTTATGTATAACATTAGAAGTTACGGCAAATGCAGATAGGCTAGAGATTCATGTATCGGATAATGGGCAGGGAATTGCGGAGTCTCAACTTCCCTATGTATTTGATCATTTTTACCGTGGAGAGGAAGCGCGCACATTTACAACAGGCGGTAGCGGTTTAGGGCTTGCCATTGTGAAGCAAATCGTTGAAAAACATCAAGGCCATGTGGAAATTCAAAGTAAATTACATTATGGCACTAAAGTGACAATAATACTCGCAAGAGCCTAA
- a CDS encoding response regulator transcription factor: MVPSRILIIEDDVSIAELQRDYLEIHQMVAEIETDGLAGVNRALNEPYDLIVIDLMLPSIDGFEICRRIREKKNIPLMIVSAKKEDIDKIRGLGLGADDYMTKPFSPSELVARVQAHIKRFKLLTGSGQSQEIIEKKNILIDKGAHKVFILGQEFIFPTKEFDLLVFFMEHPDRVWTKEQLFRQVWYMDDLDGDVFTVVVHVGRIREKLKKGKLSESPIETIWGSGYRFNS, from the coding sequence ATGGTGCCATCACGAATATTAATCATAGAAGATGATGTAAGTATTGCCGAATTACAAAGGGATTATTTGGAGATACATCAAATGGTAGCTGAGATTGAAACAGATGGATTAGCAGGGGTAAATAGGGCATTAAATGAGCCATATGATTTAATAGTCATTGACTTAATGCTTCCTTCAATTGATGGTTTTGAAATCTGTCGACGGATTCGTGAGAAGAAAAATATCCCCCTAATGATTGTTTCAGCTAAAAAGGAAGATATTGATAAAATAAGAGGACTTGGGTTAGGTGCAGATGATTATATGACAAAACCATTTAGTCCAAGTGAACTTGTTGCGCGAGTGCAGGCACATATCAAAAGGTTTAAACTACTAACAGGCAGCGGACAATCACAGGAAATAATAGAGAAGAAAAATATCTTAATAGATAAGGGAGCACACAAAGTATTCATTTTAGGACAGGAGTTTATCTTCCCGACAAAGGAATTTGATTTACTCGTGTTTTTTATGGAGCATCCTGATCGTGTCTGGACAAAGGAGCAGCTTTTTCGGCAAGTTTGGTATATGGATGATTTAGATGGTGATGTTTTTACAGTCGTTGTCCACGTTGGAAGGATTAGAGAAAAATTAAAAAAGGGAAAATTGTCAGAGTCACCTATAGAGACAATATGGGGAAGTGGATATCGGTTTAATAGCTAA
- a CDS encoding PQQ-dependent sugar dehydrogenase encodes MKKVNVGLRPIVSKINLPTVLKTAVLPGDSVERLFIATQVGEIFYVDEEEIRTFLDISLQVIKLGSQGGYDERGLLGLAFHPDFFHNGLFYLHYSMAGSQGSGVQPKDFKPDPCNPKTLNLRWTNRESHYDHIDTVEEWGLQSNGHPKKLRTLLSLRRPFSNHNGVNSLNFSPETGKLVFTNGDGGSGYDPFNLSQDDMEIAGKIIEIDVRKNTHTNNPPIVTRFNELPPASQELLTVMAKGVRNITGISFQKVYNQYIKYTGNVGQELVESIFAFNHYRPIPVTQIVKAYDMNAKLNQKGLINLGWRGWEGDFPTAIIRDCSNNPALDQKISAFYNEAIALSGHRLQPLTSYFHDDARPDKFSGTALTGIQPYLGSDIPGLTGKVIFTDVVRKDSEPKRGTLAYTSLKRDGKQNDFSVINADYDFGTQSAYYVSLGANLNQTKLYLGVFGSMKVTDYNQGTIFEIVP; translated from the coding sequence GTGAAAAAGGTTAATGTTGGGTTGCGCCCGATTGTAAGTAAGATTAATTTACCTACTGTGTTGAAAACAGCTGTACTTCCAGGTGATTCTGTTGAGAGATTATTTATTGCTACACAGGTGGGCGAAATTTTTTATGTGGATGAGGAGGAAATAAGGACTTTTTTAGATATTAGTCTGCAGGTTATTAAATTGGGTTCTCAAGGTGGATATGATGAACGGGGCTTATTGGGACTTGCGTTTCACCCTGACTTTTTTCATAATGGTTTGTTTTATCTTCATTATTCTATGGCTGGTTCACAAGGATCAGGTGTACAGCCTAAAGATTTTAAGCCAGATCCGTGTAATCCTAAAACATTGAATTTGAGATGGACAAATAGAGAATCTCACTATGATCATATTGATACGGTTGAAGAATGGGGATTACAGTCAAATGGGCATCCAAAAAAACTGCGGACACTGCTTAGCTTAAGAAGACCTTTTTCGAATCATAATGGTGTAAACAGTTTGAATTTTTCCCCTGAAACCGGGAAGCTAGTTTTTACAAATGGAGATGGTGGATCAGGCTATGATCCATTTAATTTAAGTCAGGATGATATGGAGATTGCCGGTAAGATAATAGAAATAGATGTTAGAAAGAATACCCACACTAATAACCCACCTATAGTTACTCGTTTTAATGAGCTGCCCCCAGCCAGTCAGGAATTGCTCACAGTGATGGCGAAGGGGGTTAGAAATATAACAGGCATTTCATTTCAAAAGGTTTATAATCAGTACATTAAATATACAGGAAATGTCGGGCAAGAATTAGTCGAGTCAATTTTTGCTTTCAATCATTATAGGCCAATACCAGTTACTCAGATTGTTAAAGCATATGATATGAATGCAAAGCTTAACCAAAAAGGATTGATAAACCTTGGCTGGCGAGGGTGGGAAGGTGATTTTCCTACAGCAATCATAAGAGATTGTAGTAATAATCCAGCGTTAGATCAGAAAATATCTGCTTTTTATAATGAAGCAATAGCACTTTCAGGGCATCGCCTTCAGCCTTTAACAAGCTACTTTCATGATGATGCCAGACCTGATAAGTTTAGTGGAACAGCACTTACGGGCATTCAGCCATATCTTGGCAGTGACATTCCTGGTTTAACAGGAAAAGTGATTTTTACCGATGTTGTGCGGAAGGATTCAGAACCAAAAAGAGGGACTTTAGCATATACGTCTTTAAAACGAGACGGTAAACAAAACGACTTTAGCGTGATTAATGCTGATTATGATTTTGGCACACAATCAGCATATTATGTTAGTTTAGGAGCAAATCTTAATCAAACTAAATTATATTTAGGTGTTTTTGGTTCTATGAAAGTGACAGATTATAACCAAGGGACCATTTTCGAAATAGTGCCATGA
- a CDS encoding VCBS repeat-containing protein — translation MNNYYRTVSNQPGVISIARGDVTGDRVLDNVYLTGVKTSASPFVQNITLHIQDGKTGNIQSVPLRENAGYNPTIFLGDFTGNGVDDIFISIATGGSGGIMYHYIYSFVGNTVRLLFDANVYNEQYQYEVTYQDNYKVKVVSKINNKKYIIDISARDADYLNEIYEQNGRLKSPITGFVNPLSGLYPVDFDANGVYELLAYQKVAGRYNADSLGYVLNTLGWSENRFVLQNQYVAVFGY, via the coding sequence ATGAATAATTATTATCGAACCGTTAGTAATCAGCCAGGTGTAATTTCAATTGCACGTGGTGATGTAACTGGTGATAGAGTTCTTGATAATGTCTACTTAACGGGAGTGAAAACTTCAGCTAGTCCTTTTGTTCAGAATATTACTCTCCATATCCAAGATGGGAAAACTGGAAATATACAAAGTGTACCGCTTCGCGAAAATGCCGGTTATAATCCTACAATTTTTTTAGGGGATTTTACTGGAAATGGCGTAGATGATATTTTCATAAGTATTGCGACAGGCGGCAGCGGCGGAATAATGTATCATTATATTTATTCATTTGTGGGAAATACAGTGCGGTTATTATTTGATGCGAATGTATATAATGAGCAATATCAGTATGAGGTTACGTATCAAGACAATTACAAAGTGAAGGTTGTCAGCAAGATTAATAATAAAAAATATATAATAGATATTTCGGCAAGAGATGCAGATTACCTAAATGAAATTTATGAGCAAAACGGCAGACTTAAAAGCCCAATTACCGGTTTTGTAAACCCGTTAAGTGGTTTATATCCAGTTGATTTTGATGCGAATGGTGTATATGAACTATTAGCCTATCAAAAAGTTGCTGGACGATATAATGCAGATTCCTTAGGTTATGTTTTAAATACGTTAGGATGGTCAGAAAACAGATTTGTTTTACAGAATCAGTATGTAGCTGTTTTTGGTTATTAA
- a CDS encoding GntR family transcriptional regulator codes for MSSLVDIAYSKIRENIMTGIYMPGSLLSENELAQLLNMSRTPIRGAISRLESEGFVSSLKNRGLFVKEISYKEILDVMEVFLFLEEYSVDSVIEKGLIYNIEELNKHLEQQLDAEKKDDYPAYVQSSMMFTRSMITSANNQTMLQIMDSVKDKLIHFGIVNWKLTPHQKHYSANLLNKAIYEAVCAEDYVEVKRLCKEAYLRNRERFIRSGIQ; via the coding sequence ATGTCCTCCTTAGTTGACATCGCCTACAGCAAAATAAGGGAAAACATCATGACTGGAATCTATATGCCTGGATCCCTTTTGTCAGAAAATGAACTCGCTCAATTGCTCAATATGAGTCGCACACCTATTAGAGGTGCTATATCTCGGTTAGAATCAGAGGGATTTGTTTCCTCTTTAAAAAATAGAGGTTTATTCGTAAAGGAAATCTCTTATAAAGAAATCTTAGATGTAATGGAAGTATTCCTATTTTTGGAGGAGTATTCCGTAGACTCTGTTATAGAAAAGGGCCTCATATATAACATAGAAGAACTAAACAAACACTTAGAACAGCAGCTTGATGCAGAAAAAAAGGATGATTATCCTGCATATGTACAATCTTCCATGATGTTCACTCGCAGTATGATAACATCTGCCAATAACCAAACAATGCTGCAAATAATGGATTCTGTTAAGGACAAGCTCATCCATTTCGGTATAGTTAATTGGAAGCTGACACCACACCAAAAGCATTACTCTGCCAACCTATTAAATAAAGCCATTTATGAAGCGGTTTGTGCAGAAGACTATGTGGAGGTCAAGCGTTTATGCAAGGAAGCCTATTTGCGTAACCGGGAACGGTTCATTCGGTCTGGAATACAATGA